One Alnus glutinosa chromosome 3, dhAlnGlut1.1, whole genome shotgun sequence genomic region harbors:
- the LOC133862362 gene encoding acidic endochitinase-like: MARQLQTPLALFYLLLIILINGSQAGVITVYWGQNGNEGTLADTCASGYYGIVNIAFLSTFGINGQDPMINLAGHCDATANGCTGLSSDIEACQKKWGIKVMLSIGGGTETYTLSSAADARKLANYLWNNFLGGVSYSRPLGAAILDGIDFAIDTGTNQHWDELAKALAEFRPQKNVFLTAAPQCPFTDENRLAAALNTGLFDYVWIQFYNNAQCEYLGSADKLKSDWNLWATRISAGKIFLGLPAAPDAAYSGGYIPPSVLISEVLPYIKISPKYGGVMLWDRYHDILNNYSAIIKPYV; the protein is encoded by the exons ATGGCTAGGCAATTACAAACCCCATTAGCATTGTTCTACCTTTTGCTCATTATCCTGATCAATGGCTCACAAGCGGGTGTAATCACAGTGTACTGGGGTCAGAATGGAAATGAGGGCACCTTGGCTGATACTTGCGCCAGTGGCTATTATGGTATTGTGAACATAGCTTTCCTATCCACATTTGGCATTAATGGTCAGGACCCCATGATCAACCTAGCCGGCCATTGTGACGCAACCGCTAATGGGTGCACTGGTTTAAGCTCCGACATTGAAGCTTGCCAAAAAAAATGGGGTATCAAAGTGATGCTTTCTATTGGAGGCGGTACTGAGACCTACACCCTTTCCTCGGCTGCTGATGCCAG GAAGCTTGCAAACTACTTATGGAACAATTTTCTTGGGGGCGTATCTTACTCCCGTCCATTAGGTGCTGCGATCCTAGATGGCATTGACTTTGCCATTGATACAGGCACAAACCAGCACTGGGACGAGCTCGCAAAGGCCTTAGCAGAGTTTAGGCCACAGAAGAATGTCTTCTTGACAGCGGCTCCACAATGTCCTTTTACAGACGAAAATCGTCTAGCAGCTGCACTAAACACTGGCCTGTTTGACTACGTTTGGATCCAATTTTATAACAACGCTCAGTGTGAGTATCTGGGCAGTGCGGACAAACTTAAGAGTGATTGGAATCTATGGGCCACTAGGATTTCAGctggtaaaatatttttggggtTACCTGCGGCCCCAGATGCAGCTTACAGTGGTGGCTACATCCCGCCCTCTGTGCTTATTAGTGAGGTGTTACCTTATATTAAGATTTCTCCAAAATACGGGGGTGTTATGCTTTGGGATAGGTATCATGACATATTGAACAACTATAGCGCAATTATTAAGCCCTATGTTTGA